One Danio aesculapii chromosome 22, fDanAes4.1, whole genome shotgun sequence genomic window carries:
- the si:ch211-103a14.5 gene encoding guanylyl cyclase-activating protein 1: MGNAPGTSVEELSACESHQWYRKFMTECPSGQLTFYEFKKFFGLKNLSEKSNEYVTTMFQTFDMNDDGCIDFMEYVAALSLVLKGGVQQKLRWYFKLYDVDGSGCIDREELLLIVKAIRAISGVEQEVSAEEFTNMVFDKIDLNGDGVLTMEEFMEGIQADEYLSTMLTQSLDLTHIVNKIYSEIHCEQEPH; the protein is encoded by the exons ATGGGGAACGCGCCCGGTACATCAGTGGAGGAGCTCAGCGCCTGTGAGTCTCACCAGTGGTACCGCAAATTCATGACCGAGTGTCCGTCCGGCCAGCTCACCTTCTACGAGTTCAAGAAGTTCTTCGGCCTCAAGAATCTGTCCGAGAAATCGAACGAATACGTCACGACCATGTTCCAGACGTTCGATATGAATGAC GATGGCTGTATTGATTTCATGGAGTATGTGGCGGCTCTGAGTCTGGTCCTGAAAGGTGGCGTTCAGCAGAAACTGCGCTGGTATTTTAAACTCTACGATGTGGACGGCAGCGGCTGCATCGACCGCGAGGAGCTGCTGCTGATTGTTAAG GCCATTCGAGCGATCAGTGGAGTCGAGCAGGAGGTTTCAGCAGAAGAGTTTACTAACATGGTGTTTGACAAGATCGATCTCAACGGAGACG gagtgtTGACTATGGAGGAGTTTATGGAGGGCATTCAGGCAGACGAGTATCTCTCCACCATGCTGACTCAGAgtctggatctcacacacatcgTCAACAAAATCTACAGCGAGATCCACTGTGAGCAGGAGCCGCACTGA